ACCGGGGAGCACCCTTCCGCCTGCGCGCCGGAGATCCGGTAGGTCGTATCGGCGACGGCACCGATCGCGGTCAGCTCACGGAACGCGCGGTGGATCTTCGTCATGAGTGCTCCCGAGGCGATCGGCACGACCACGTGGTCGGGCAGGCGCCATCCCAGCTGCTCCGCGGTCTCGAACCCGAGGCTCTTGGAACCCTCCGCGTAATACGGACGCATGTTCACGTTCACGAACGCCCACGGGAGGGCTTCGGCGACCTCCGAACAGAGGCGGTTCACATCGTCGTAGTTGCCCTTGACCGCGATCACCTTCGCGCCGTACGCCTCAGTCGCGAGGATCTTCGCGCGTTCGAGATCCTCGGGAACGAACACGTACGCCGGCATCCCGGCCTTCGCCGCGTGCGCGCCGGTCGCGTTCGCGAGGTTGCCGGTCGACGCGCAGCTGATCGCCTCGAACCCGAACGCGCGCGCCATCGTCGTCGCCACCGACACGACCCGGTCCTTGAACGAGTTGCTCGGATTGACCGAGTCGTCCTTGATCCACAGTCGCTCGAGCCCGAGCCGCGCGGCGAGGTTGTCGGCGCGGCGCAGCGGCGTGAATCCGGCGCCGAGGTCGATCCGGGGCACGTCGGGACCCCCGGGGAGCAGGGACTCGTAGCGCCAGAGGCTCGCGGGCCCGGCTTCGGCCTGCTTGCGGAAGTCGACGCCATCGACCGCGTCGAGATCGTAGGCGGGCTCGAGCGGGCCGAAGCACGCCTCGCAGATCGTGAGCGGCGCGACGGGGTAGCGGGCGCCGCACTCGCGACAGGCGAGCGCCGCAGGCGTCGTGATCGTCGTCTCGGGAGTGCTCATCTATCCGGTCACCGCCCCGTGGTCGGCACTTCCGACAAGCTTGGCGTACTTCGCGAGTGCTCCACGCTCGTAGCGCGGCGTCGGTGGCGTCCACCGGGAGCGGCGGTCGGCCAGCACGGTCTCGTCGACCGACACGTCGATCGTGCGCCGGTCGACGTCGATCACGATCTCGTCGCCCTCCTCGATCAGGCCGATCGGTCCACCGACGGCGGCCTC
The sequence above is a segment of the Actinomycetota bacterium genome. Coding sequences within it:
- the thrC gene encoding threonine synthase, with the protein product MSTPETTITTPAALACRECGARYPVAPLTICEACFGPLEPAYDLDAVDGVDFRKQAEAGPASLWRYESLLPGGPDVPRIDLGAGFTPLRRADNLAARLGLERLWIKDDSVNPSNSFKDRVVSVATTMARAFGFEAISCASTGNLANATGAHAAKAGMPAYVFVPEDLERAKILATEAYGAKVIAVKGNYDDVNRLCSEVAEALPWAFVNVNMRPYYAEGSKSLGFETAEQLGWRLPDHVVVPIASGALMTKIHRAFRELTAIGAVADTTYRISGAQAEGCSPVAKAFKENASEVTPVKPNTIARSLAIGNPADGWYAIQTARETGGAIEYCTEDEVVEGITLLAETEGVFTETAGGVTIANLKRLVEQGVIRSDEETVAYVTGNGYKTIEALEGHLEATYNVAADLDEFLAALNG